The following are encoded in a window of Castanea sativa cultivar Marrone di Chiusa Pesio chromosome 9, ASM4071231v1 genomic DNA:
- the LOC142609826 gene encoding protein ROOT PRIMORDIUM DEFECTIVE 1 has protein sequence MRALYRARPIILHSTPSSFPFTDPQKCPFGPFNSFAQKRFKKPVISARTRLEDRVRDPKLDKLITHLKKLQTILNLHQLMSNKKRGPFVSLQLMSRWKNIVGLNVNIGTFINKYPHVFEVFKHPIRRNLCCRVRQKMKALIEEEERVVKECELEAVQRVKKLLMMSVNGTLGVHALRLIRRELGLPEDFRDSVLAKYNADFRLVGLEIVELVDKDESVGVAKVEIWREKEYREKWLSEFETKYAFPINFPTGFKKEAGFRDKLKSWQRLPYLKPYERKEVVKVRTCGGIEQFEKRAVGILHEFLSLMVENKVEVERLAHFKRDFAIEVNVRELLLENPGIFYISTKGNAQTVFLREAYSKGHLIEPNPIYVVRRKLLDLVLQGCRSTRELAAEKEIKELSSSAGCTADGGRRDGDWVIPILENFDNKNPYNSVSEISE, from the coding sequence ATGAGGGCATTATATAGAGCCAGACCCATTATCCTTCACTCCACGCCTTCTTCTTTCCCTTTCACCGACCCACAAAAATGCCCATTTGGCCCTTTCAACTCCTTCGCTCAAAAGAGGTTCAAAAAGCCAGTAATCTCAGCTCGAACTCGCTTAGAGGACAGAGTCAGAGACCCAAAGCTAGACAAACTAATAACTCACCTCAAAAAACTCCAAACCATCCTCAATCTTCACCAACTTATGTCAAACAAAAAACGTGGCCCCTTCGTTTCATTACAACTAATGTCCAGGTGGAAAAACATCGTTGGACTAAATGTCAACATAGGCACGTTTATCAACAAATACCCACAtgtttttgaggtttttaaacACCCAATTAGGAGGAATCTTTGTTGTAGAGTTAGGCAAAAGATGAAGGCTTTGatagaagaggaagagagagttgtGAAAGAATGTGAATTAGAAGCTGTACAGCGTGTAAAGAAGTTGTTAATGATGTCGGTAAATGGGACTCTTGGTGTTCATGCTTTGAGATTGATTAGAAGGGAATTGGGTTTGCCTGAGGATTTTCGTGACTCAGTTCTGGCTAAGTATAATGCTGATTTTAGGTTGGTTGGGTTGGAGATAGTTGAATTGGTTGATAAAGATGAGAGTGTGGGGGTTGCAAAGGTTGAAATTTGGAGGGAGAAAGAGTATAGAGAGAAGTGGTTGAGTGAGTTTGAGACCAAATATGCATTTCCTATTAATTTCCCTACAGGGTTTAAGAAAGAAGCAGGGTTTAGAGATAAGTTGAAGAGTTGGCAAAGGCTGCCTTATTTGAAGCCTTACGAGAGGAAAGAGGTTGTAAAGGTTCGAACTTGTGGTGGGATTGAGCAGTTTGAGAAGCGGGCGGTTGGGATTCTTCATGAGTTCTTGAGCTTGATGGTGGAGAACAAGGTTGAGGTTGAACGGTTAGCTCATTTCAAGAGGGATTTTGCTATTGAAGTTAATGTGCGTGAACTACTTTTGGAGAACCCTGGAATTTTTTACATTTCTACTAAAGGGAATGCACAAACGGTTTTTCTTAGAGAGGCGTATAGTAAAGGGCATTTGATCGAGCCAAATCCAATATATGTTGTTAGAAGGAAATTGTTGGACCTTGTCTTGCAAGGCTGTCGAAGTACTCGAGAACTGGCAGCTGAAAAGGAAATCAAGGAGCTGAGTAGTTCTGCAGGGTGTACAGCAGATGGAGGTAGGAGAGATGGTGACTGGGTTATCCCAATTTTGGAgaattttgacaataaaaatCCCTATAATAGTGTGAGTGAAATCAGTGAGTAA